TACTTACTGCGAGAGGGATGAACAAAGCACAAAATGTATGTTCAGTGCTGGCTACTAGCATTCAGTCACATTCAAAAAGAAAACATTATGGTTATGGATGCCCAATATATTATTCACCCACAACAGCAGGACTAAATGTTGTAATTACGAGAGTACCTAAAATTGGCATCATGATGTTTTGTTGTCGAATGATTTAAAAGTTCATTCCAACTATTAGGAACACAAGTTGAACCAACACATGATTTTCATCCTGTTAAATGTTTACTTACTTCCTGAACAGTTCTTACTGATCCTAGAAAAATGAGCCATTGCATCATACATATTACAGGTCCTTCTTTCTGGATGTTCAGCCGGAGGTCTAGCAGCAATACTACATTGTGACAGATTCCATGATCTGTTTCCAGCGACGACAAAGGTCAAGTGCTTTTCTGATGCTGGATATTTTCTTGATGGGTAAGTTCTGCGCTCTTGGTGTGAATTGGCGAACTTTCAGCACAGATCGTGCTATGTAACATGTTATATTTTCTCTTGGTTTTTTAATAACTTATGGTTTGCACCCACAGAATCAGTCTAACGTATTAATATCTTAACAGATCAACTTTTTCAGTACAATGAGAACATTTTTTGTAATTGCAGGAAGGACATCTCCGGCAACAATTATGCCAGATCAATATATAAGAATGTCGTGAATCTACATGTACGTTTCCTTCTGATCATAGAGTGGTTCTAATCCCTAATGTTTAAGCTTGCAACTACCAATGATCATAATTAAGTATTGTCCAAAAAGAATTAGTAGAAAGTGAAAGAAATCTTTGTCAATCAGTTGTGCAGAGTGATGAAGCGAAAATTTTCTTTCATACAAATTCGAAGTCTAATAATCTGTCAATATCTTTCAGGGATCAGCCAAAAACTTACCAGCTTCATGTACCTCAAAGCAACCACCTGAGCTGGTCAGTTTTTTCCAGTTACCTCATCTGGACGAAACATTCCTCTGTAGCATTCAAAACTAACTTTCAAAACAAATGCAGTGTATGTTCCCGCAGTATGTAGTCCCAACACTGCGCACACCACTGTTCATACTTAATGCAGCCTATGATTCATGGCAGGTATTTTTCATATCTTCTACATTGCATACTGTTTAAGATAAACTGTGTCAACAAACTTAGCTTAATGAACAAAACTAACCAGTTTGGGTTTGCATTGCCTACAGATCAAGAACGTCCTAGCGCCTAGTCCAGCTGATCCGAAGAAGACCTGGGCCCAATGCAAACTTGATATTAAGAGCTGCTCCCCCAGCCAACTCACAACCTTGCAAAGTTAGTATTTTTGTTTTCAGTTTGCACGCGCTATTTCAGCTTCTTGGATTAGTCTTCAGGAACCTGCAGTCAATTTAGTAACTTTGGGTATATCTGATTGGCTTGATTCTCTTGGCACAGATTTCAGGACAGACTTTCTGGCAGCACTTCCTAAACCATCTCCATCTATAGGCATGTTCATCGACTCGTGCAATGCTCACTGCCAATCTGGGGCCCAAGATACATGGTTGGCCGATGGCTCTCCCTTGGTTAATAAGACGGTAAGTGTAATCCTGCGTCAGTTGCGCGTGATACTGAGCAGTTTCTCTTGTTTTTTCCCTCAGATCTCAGACTAGTCGACAAATTCAGAAAAAATGAAACCAGTTCAGATGAAGCTTACTTGTGATGTGTCTCTGTCTCTCTGCAGCAAATTGGCAAAGCAGTGGGAGACTGGTACTTCGATAGGGAGGTCTCTCAGAAGATCGACTGCCCGTATCCCTGCAACCCAACTTGCAAGAACCGTGAGGATGATTGATCTTTTTCTTATTTATAAGGAGGACGATTGATGATACATTGTTGAATAGCTAAGTTAATACTGCTGTGTCATGCAAGTGAAACAATAAGGGATCACATCACGCCCACATTAATAGGTCGAATAGGTGATTCTCTATAGCCGATTTCTTACCCAGTATGGCTTTATGTGATTTTGTAGACGATGGATGTAAACACAGACAAAAGGGTTCATCGATGGCCTGTTTGCCTCTTCTTCTGAGGATAAATAAAGAGAGGGAAGAAAAATGGTTCTGTAACATACTAGTATTACAATTGGTGTATAATATTGACTGTGTGACCTCACTTCTTGTTCCTGGTGGCACGACGGGTCGAATGCAAGTAGttcatttttattttatttcccTGCTTTGAAATTCAGATTAGTCCATTTTAATGACTTTTCGGTTAACCAATCACCCGCCAAAAGTCAAGCTCATCGCCAGGCAAAGCTTACCAAATAAGGAAAGCGTATTTGGCGAAGACGCTTGTAGAGCCTTAGTCGTTAGTGGCTCGGCCCCGGGGGCGGGCTGAAGGTCACGATGCCACTGGTTAACCATTACCCGTACCCAAATCCAAACCCATATTATCTGGGGAGGGTATGGATTAGCCGTATATGTACGGGTATTAGAGGGTGATTATCCATTTAACCATATACCCGTTCAGAATAAATAAATATCAAATGTGGAAGCCAGGAGCGACCTTCTCGCGCGCGTCACTGCCAGCATGAAGGCCGAGGGCCACCTCCTCTCGCTTGCCCTGGTCACCAGCCATGATGCCGTTGCTttaggctaatcacaatggggTTTTATATCCATATTTTCAAAAATGCCACGTCAACTTTATAGAAGGATGAAACATCCTCTCTCAGTAGAGAGTTTCATCTCACTATTTCATATGCCAACATACTACTTAAATGCTGCAAATAAATAACCAATAGGATTTCctcaattgtgtgaaaatgaaATAAAACACTCTCAATGGATGTTTCACACGGTTTCCAAGTTCTTGGAAATGGTTTAACATAGTTTCATCCTCATGAAACTCCATAAAACTTTTACTTCTTAAATGACGTGCCATGTCATCCAAATTGCTGATATGGTAGGCTAATTAATACCATAAAACACCTCATGAAACTCGCTTTATATTGCTTCTCGATTTTGACGGAGGTAAAGCCTGATCTTTATCCATTGGTTATCCATACCCATCGGGTATTACCCTCGTTATTTGGGGATGGGTAAGTTGGGTACGGGTGATTAGTGGGCACGGGCACGGGTGACCCCGTTTCCTACCCAACGGCATCGTGACCTGAAGGCGATGAGGCGATGAGCTGGGAGCTGCTGCCACGGCGACGCGCCACCGTCCCAtgtctcctcctcctcgctgcGCCGTCTCGCTCCCTCTCGCCCCCACCAATGCCTCCGCCAccagcaccggcggcggcggcggcggcggcgtgggcgtgggagGGAAGAAGGCGCAGACGCACCCGACGGCGTCGCAGGTGCGACGGCTGTGCAAGCAGGGCCAGCTCGACCGcgcgcggctgctgctgctggacgcgctcccgcgcccgccgccgatGCTGCTCTGCAACGCCGTCCTCATCGCCTACGTGGCCCGCGCGCTCCCGGACCACGCGCTGCGCCTCTACGCGCTCCTCAACCAcgccgcgcgccccgcgccgcgctccGACCACTACACCTACTCCTGCGCGCTCACCGCCTGCGCGCgcacccgccgcctccgcctcgggaAATCCGTCCACgcgcacctcctccgccgcgcgcgcgcgctgccCGACACCGCGGTGCTCCGCAACTCGCTCCTCAACCTCTACGCCTCCTGCGTGCGGTACCGCGGTGACGGCGGCGTCGATGTCGTCCGCAGGCTGTTCGACGGGATGCCCAAGCGGAACGCCGTCTCGTGGAACACCCTGTCCGGCTGGTACGTCAAGACGGGGCGTCCCCAGGAAGCCTTGGAGCTGTTCGCGCGTATGCTGGAGGATGTTGTCAGGCCCACGCCGGTCAGCTTCGTCAATGTCTTCCCCGCAGCGGCCAGTGATGATCCCAGTTGGTCGCTTGCTCTGTACGGCCTGCTTCTGAAGCATGGGTTGGAATATGTCAATGATCTATTCGTTGTCAGTTCGGCTATCGTGATGTTTTCTGAGCTCGGGGATGTGCAATCAGCTTGGAAGGTATTTGACCACACTGCCAAGAAGAACACTGAGGTTTGGAACACGATGATCACTGGATATGTGCAGAATGGGAAGTTTGCTGAAGCCATGGATCTCTTTATCCGGTTACTAGGGTCTAAAGAGGTTCCATTGGATGTTGTGACCTTCTTGTCAGCTCTCACTGCGGCATCACAGTCCCAGGATGGCAGGCTGGGTCAGCAGCTGCATGGCTACTTGATCAAAGGAATGCATGGTGCCTTGCCTGTGATACTTGGTAATGCACTTGTTGTGATGTACTCGAGATGTGGCAATGTCCAAACTGCCTTTGAGCTTTTTGACCGCTTACCAGAGATGGACGTTGTTTCTTGGAACACCATGGTAACTGCTTTTGTGCAGAATGATTTTGACTTGGAAGGCCTGTTACTCGTCTATCAGATGCAAAAATCAGGTTTTGTTGCTGATTCAGTGACCATGACTGCAGTTCTATCTGCTGCGTCAAATACAGGAGACCTTCAGATTGGTAAACAAGCCCATGGTTATCTCATAAGGCATGGCATTGAGGGCGAGGGCTTGGAGAGCTATCTGATAGACATGTATGCCAAGTCCGGTCGCATAGAAATGGCTCAGAGAGTGTTTGATGGCTGTGGTGATTTCAAAAGAGATGAAGTCACCTGGAATGCCATGATAGCAGGATACACACAGAGTGGGCAGCCTGAACAAGCGATCTTGGCATTCGGAGCAATGCTTGAGGCAGGTCTTGAACCTAATTCAGTGACACTTGCCTCGGTGCTCCCTGCATGCGATCCTCTTGGAGGAGGCATCAGTGCAGGGAAGCAGATCCATTGTTTTGCCGTGCGCCAGTGTTTGGACTCCAATGTCTTTGTAGGTACAGCTCTTGTTGACATGTATTCCAAGTGTGGCGAGATTTCTGCTGCAGAACATGTCTTTGCTAGCATGTCTGAGAAGAGCACTGTCTCCTATACAACTATGATTTCTGGTCTTGGTCAGCATGGTTTTGGCGAAAGAGCAGTGTCCCTTTTCTACTCAATGCGAGAGAAGGGGTTAAAACCTGATGCTGTGACTTTCTTGGCAGTGATTTCAGCATGTAATTACTCTGGACTGGTCGAGGAAGGACTTACTCTGTACAGGTCAATGGAAGCATATGGGGTTGCACCTACTCCTCAGCATCATTGCTGCGTTGTAGATTTGTTAGCTAAAGCAGGCAGAGTGGATGAAGCTTATGAGTTTGTGGAGGGGTTGGGGGAGGAGGGCAACTTTGTCTCCATTTGGGGATCACTGCTTGCGTCCTGCAAAGCGCAgggcaagcaggagctggcagaTTTGGTGACAGAGAGACTGCTCCGTGTTGAGAAGAAGTATGGTCATGCTGGCTACAATGTTCTGCTGTCACACATTTTTGCTGCTGAGAGTAACTGGAGTAGTGCTGATAGCCTGAGGAAGGAGATGAGGTTGAGAGGGTTGAGAAAAGTGGCAGGTTCTAGTTGGATTAAAGTCCAGGACGCAACATTGCAAAATTACCCCAAAAATGGCCATGTATACTCGATGCTGCATGGGGTTGATTACGATAGGAATGAAATCATCTAAAAGTTTCAGTACATGTGGCAGTGGTGAGCTTGCAGATCTGATGCTTGGTCATGTTCTGTGACGATTTGAATGTCCCCTCGCATATGAACTCCCAGACCACGGCTGAACGATGAAAATGCCCTGGATGCAGCCATGCTGTAAGGATATGTGTAGTTGGATGCGGCGTGTTGCAAGCCGCGGTGACGCCGGTGAGCAGCCAGTGTTTGCGGACTACTAGTACTCATGCAATGAACAGCAAGGTAGTGTTGCTCGTCATTCATATGGATTTTTGTCCCAGACACCTGACATGTATGGTGAAGTGTATAACAATTTGTTCATATCTAAAGATGGGCACAGAAAGAGTTCCTGTAATTACTCAAATGAAGATGAAAATCACCAgatcattttttttttgctttgtgCTGGGTGTTTGCATCTCCGAGCGTGCATCTATTAGACTTGAACACAGCATTTCTCTTTCAAAGGTCAAAACCATTAAGTTCCTCATCCAGAAAAGTTTCCTGATGATGAGACTAAGGAACCAAATAACAAAACTCGATTAACATCAAAAAAGTTTCCTGATAGTCAAAGACGAATTCCATGTAGTTCATTAGTAACATAAACAATAGTCATATAAATTATTTTTTGTCATTAGAACATATCAGGCAGGACATACAACTCAAACCTCAAAATGAGCCTACTGCAAGGTCCCCTCGTTACAAGCCAATGATTCGCTGCCTGAATTCTCTATCTGTTGGTTTCCTCAAACACCTACTGCTTTATACGGCTTCGATCCGTGGGCAAGCTTACTGTTTTGATTGTGTCAAAAAGTCAGACAACATACACCAGTCTCTTCGACTTCCCAATAGTTGTAGCAGCAAGTAGGTTTAAATCTGTTAAGCCTTTCCAGATTAACATCTCTTGCTATGAGAATCACAAAATTGCTTGTATTCACAGTCACAAGGACCCATCCTCACCTGTAATTGACACCCAGAAGGCCATAATATACGACATGAGTAGCCAGAAGGAGCACTGTGGCACTTATGAGTAAAAAGCCAGAAGGATGGTGGCAAACCCAAAATCCAATAATGAACAAACTGGATAGCATGCCACACTATTCGTAAATTGTTCAGCTATCAAGGGTGCCGTGAAATGAGCAAAGCAGGGCAAACCTTACGAAAAGTAAAAGAAACCCGCCTTGAATTCCTTTTGATGACTCGACCACCCACATCATCGATCTAAAACAGGGCACAAACATTAGTTTACTCTGTGGCATATTAACAGTTGGAATTAGTGCATTGTGAATAATATAGAGCAGAAGCAAAACAATGCAAAGGGAACGTTACATACTTTATGATGCGGTATATAGTGATGCCAAGCATATCGGCCTTCTCCTGACATCAGCAACATCGACCGAGAAGGTAGGAAAATTGCTTTCCTTATGCACTCTGGCTCTTGACTGATATGTTCATCAGCTCCATTGACCACGCTTGGAGCACGCCAACTTCCTTTAGGATATTTCCTGAACTCCATGATGCAAGGTCCAGCCAAAGAAAGGCTAAAAATCATTTCCTCAAATGCTGAGTGTGTATCTATATGTGGAGACAAACCTACACCACAAGGATATTCGTTTACCTGTAAACATATGAACAATTtaatgcattattttatttcaaaAGTTAATGTTGCTATTGCTACCAATAGAACGCTAAGGAATCAAATCTAAATTACATCATGGAGCAAGGCAAGAATAATAATTCTATATGCTACCTTCAGCAAAGGAAACAATAGAGAGAAGAGTAGGCATAAAGACACTTACTGTTAATTGATCAACTAATCTGGTAGTACATTTCTTCAAACCAGGAAAGGAAGCGATCTTCTCAAGGACTATTGAAATAAAAGCCGGTAATTCACCCAAGAATTGCTTCGAATCAACATTCCTTGTCTGTAGATATCAAGACTATTTTTCAACATAAAATTTAGGTTTTCTTTACTCTTTAGCTGCAGATATAATGATTAAAGGAAATTGTGCGGTAGAAGTTACAAGTTACTAAAGTTTGTTCATACTACACAAACCTTTGTCAACTGTTATCTATGTACCACAGAAGTGAAATCAAACTACATTTTATTAGACAGTGAAACTTTAGGACTTGATTAGGTCCAAGAATTGTGAAAATGAGGCAAACAGTATGAGGATCATAAACTCAACACCAATGCTACACAGTACAAAAACTACAAGACAATGCATCTCACACTTTTATAACCTTTTTGTTTCCTGGTAGCATAAATGAAGAAAGACACACTCTTAATAAAATAAACATCAGGCACTTCTAGTCTTGAGTAGTCCCATTCAATTATCGATGTAAGAAAAACACAAGATAATCAAATGGGGCAGAAAAATTTGCATCATCCTGAGATACTTACAAGATCAAACTTACTTCATACAGAAACTCATAACCATAATGCTGAACTCTCCTCTTCGCCAGACTTTTCCACGACCTGCTGTCCACAGCTGCAAGTAGCTCCTGCATAAGAAGAGTACCACTCAGCACAGAGATAGCAGGGCTAGCAGACCCTAAAACTTCGACAACAAACAGGGACGGCTCATAATTGGCTGACCTGCTCCTCAGCGGCAGTCACGAACTCCTCAACCATGTAAATCCCGGGGATCCCGAGCTCCGATGCCGCGAGAGCCACCGGCAGCGAGCCTCCAGGGAGAGCCTTCGGCTTCACGGGCACCGAGTACCTTATGTGCAGCACGCGCCCCGCAAGGCGATCGCAGGGGCGCCCGTGGAGCGCGGCAATGgcggcctccgcggcggcgggctCGTG
The sequence above is drawn from the Panicum hallii strain FIL2 chromosome 7, PHallii_v3.1, whole genome shotgun sequence genome and encodes:
- the LOC112900949 gene encoding alkylated DNA repair protein ALKBH8 homolog isoform X2; the encoded protein is MAAKSGYTRPRPLAEDAAPPPPSAVLYVANCGPAVGVTDADVRAAFGAFGEVAGVQAADNSGARVIVRFHEPAAAEAAIAALHGRPCDRLAGRVLHIRYSVPVKPKALPGGSLPVALAASELGIPGIYMVEEFVTAAEEQELLAAVDSRSWKSLAKRRVQHYGYEFLYETRNVDSKQFLGELPAFISIVLEKIASFPGLKKCTTRLVDQLTVNEYPCGVGLSPHIDTHSAFEEMIFSLSLAGPCIMEFRKYPKGSWRAPSVVNGADEHISQEPECIRKAIFLPSRSMLLMSGEGRYAWHHYIPHHKIDDVGGRVIKRNSRRVSFTFRKI
- the LOC112900949 gene encoding alkylated DNA repair protein ALKBH8 homolog isoform X1 → MAAKSGYTRPRPLAEDAAPPPPSAVLYVANCGPAVGVTDADVRAAFGAFGEVAGVQAADNSGARVIVRFHEPAAAEAAIAALHGRPCDRLAGRVLHIRYSVPVKPKALPGGSLPVALAASELGIPGIYMVEEFVTAAEEQELLAAVDSRSWKSLAKRRVQHYGYEFLYETRNVDSKQFLGELPAFISIVLEKIASFPGLKKCTTRLVDQLTVNEYPCGVGLSPHIDTHSAFEEMIFSLSLAGPCIMEFRKYPKGSWRAPSVVNGADEHISQEPECIRKAIFLPSRSMLLMSGEGRYAWHHYIPHHKIDDVGGRVIKRNSRRVSFTFRKVRMGPCDCEYKQFCDSHSKRC
- the LOC112900946 gene encoding pentatricopeptide repeat-containing protein At3g22150, chloroplastic, whose translation is MSPPPRCAVSLPLAPTNASATSTGGGGGGGVGVGGKKAQTHPTASQVRRLCKQGQLDRARLLLLDALPRPPPMLLCNAVLIAYVARALPDHALRLYALLNHAARPAPRSDHYTYSCALTACARTRRLRLGKSVHAHLLRRARALPDTAVLRNSLLNLYASCVRYRGDGGVDVVRRLFDGMPKRNAVSWNTLSGWYVKTGRPQEALELFARMLEDVVRPTPVSFVNVFPAAASDDPSWSLALYGLLLKHGLEYVNDLFVVSSAIVMFSELGDVQSAWKVFDHTAKKNTEVWNTMITGYVQNGKFAEAMDLFIRLLGSKEVPLDVVTFLSALTAASQSQDGRLGQQLHGYLIKGMHGALPVILGNALVVMYSRCGNVQTAFELFDRLPEMDVVSWNTMVTAFVQNDFDLEGLLLVYQMQKSGFVADSVTMTAVLSAASNTGDLQIGKQAHGYLIRHGIEGEGLESYLIDMYAKSGRIEMAQRVFDGCGDFKRDEVTWNAMIAGYTQSGQPEQAILAFGAMLEAGLEPNSVTLASVLPACDPLGGGISAGKQIHCFAVRQCLDSNVFVGTALVDMYSKCGEISAAEHVFASMSEKSTVSYTTMISGLGQHGFGERAVSLFYSMREKGLKPDAVTFLAVISACNYSGLVEEGLTLYRSMEAYGVAPTPQHHCCVVDLLAKAGRVDEAYEFVEGLGEEGNFVSIWGSLLASCKAQGKQELADLVTERLLRVEKKYGHAGYNVLLSHIFAAESNWSSADSLRKEMRLRGLRKVAGSSWIKVQDATLQNYPKNGHVYSMLHGVDYDRNEII